A genomic stretch from Falco cherrug isolate bFalChe1 chromosome 1, bFalChe1.pri, whole genome shotgun sequence includes:
- the MYH3 gene encoding myosin-3 isoform X1 — protein sequence MSRDADMEVFGEAAPYLRKSDRERIEAQNQPFDAKTYCFVADPEVEYTKGKIKAAQGGKITVETEDGRMVAVKPDDVYAMNPPKFDRTEDVAMLTHLHEPAILYNLKDRYSSWMIYTYSGLFCITVNPYKWLPVYNPEVVLAYRGKKRQEAPPHIFSISDNAYQFMLTDDENQSILITGESGAGKTVNTKCVIQYFATIAASGDLAKKEESWMKGTLKDQIISANPLLEAFGNAKTVRNDNSSRFGKFIRIHFGTSGKLSSADIETYLLEKSRVTFQLKAERSYHIFYQILSNKKPELLEMLLITANPYDYPFISQGDISVASIDDREELVATDAAIDILGFSSDERMGIYKLTGAILHYGNMKFKQKPREEQAEPDGTEEADKAAYLMGLNSADLLKALCYPRVKVGNEYVMKGQTVDQVQQAVNVISRSVYEKLFLWMVMRINQQLDTKLPRQHFIGILDIAGFEIFEFNSLEQLCINFTNEKLQQFFNRHMFVLEQEEYKKEGIEWEFIDFGMDLAACIELIEKPMGIFSILEEECMFPKATDTSFKNKLYDQHLGKSNNFQKPKPAKGKAEAHFSLVHYAGTVDYNITGWLEKNKDSLNESVVGLYQKSSMKILCSLYATFASIDEVENGGIKKKGTKKKGSSFQTVSVLFRENLNKLMSNLRATHPHFVRCIIPNETKTPGLMNHKLVLHQLRCNGVLEGIRICRKGFPSKILYGDFNQRYRLLNAGVIPEGQFVDSKKACEKLLSSIEIDHTQYKFGHTKVFFKVGLLAVLEEMRDDCLGQLITQTQSLCRGYLRRLEFKIMLKRRDSIFCIQYNIRAFMNVKHWPWMKLFFKIKPLLKNVETEKEMAMMKEEFERTKEELAKSETQRKELEEKLVTLVQEKKHLQLQIQTENENLADAEERCDQLIKSKFQLEARLKELVEKLEDKEEINADLAARKRKLEDECSELKKDIDDLELTLAKAEKEKHATENKVKNLNEEMTGLGETIEKLDKEKAALQEAHQQALDDLQIEEDKVNSLTKARIKLEQQVNHVEGSLEQERKVCMDLERAKRKLEGDLKLSQETIMDLENSKQHLDEKLRKKDFQFNQMQNKMEEQQNSGTRLQKKIRELQARVAELEEEIMSEKATRAKAEKHCDELANELEEISERLEEAGGATTAQTELNKKREAEFQKMRRDLEEATLQHEATAAALRKKHADSTAELGEQIDNLQRVKQKLEKEKSELKMEIDDLASSTETITKSKANLEKMHRTLEDQMREIKAKFEENQRNTNEMVIQKAQLQTESGALTRQLEEKETITLQLSRSKQAITYQNKELKRQLEEEIKAKNALAHALQSARHDCDLLREQYEEEQEAKGELQRALSKANSEVAQWRTKYETDAIQRTEELEEAKKKLSQRLQEAGQQAEAVNSKCASLEKTKLKLQREVEDLKVDIERANMLATTLSKKQQDFDKVVTEWKGKYEESQLEREAVCKESHLMTTELFKVKNAYEEILDQLETIKQENKALKQEIVDLTEQITENGKMMGELEKNKKQAEAEKSELWLALKGAEAALEHEEVKILDVNQELAQIKSEINRKIAEKDEEIGQLKKNHQRTVETMQGVLDAEIRSRSDSLRLKKKMEGDLNEMEIQLSHANRVAAEAQKHLQGIQGALKDSQLHLDDALRTQEDLKEQVAMVERRTNLLQAEIEELRAALEQTERSRKVAEQELLDATERVQLLHTQNTSLFNTKKKLETDMARMQTEMEDITDAAKNAEERAKKAITDAAVMAEMLKKEQDTSAHLERMKKNLDQTVKDLQHRLDEAEQLALKGGKKQLLKVETRIRELEAELEEEHKQSAEAVKITHKYERRLKELNFQNEEHRKNMMRLQDLVDKLQMKIKSYRRQAEEADEQSNTNLSKFRKAQHKLEEAEERAGIAESQINKLRAKTREVPTTKDYQKIPLPSILSALQKHACHPQCSGKGITVFFGTVRACKCARYL from the exons atGAGCAGAGATGCTGACATGGAGGTGTTTGGGGAGGCTGCACCATACCTGCGCAAGTCGGACAGGGAGAGGATAGAAGCTCAGAACCAGCCGTTTGATGCCAAGACCTACTGCTTTGTGGCTGACCCCGAGGTGGAGTACACCAAAGGGAAGATCAAGGCTGCACAGGGTGGGAAGATAACTGTTGAGACAGAGGATGGCAGG ATGGTTGCTGTCAAACCCGATGATGTATATGCCATGAACCCACCTAAATTTGACAGAACTGAGGATGTGGCCATGTTGACCCACCTGCATGAACCTGCCATCCTCTACAACCTCAAGGACCGCTACAGCTCCTGGATGATCTAT acCTACTCGGGGCTCTTCTGCATCACTGTCAACCCCTACAAGTGGCTGCCGGTGTACAACCCGGAGGTGGTGTTGGCCTACCGAGGCAAGAAGCGCCAGGAGGCCCCTCCACACATCTTCTCCATCTCGGACAACGCCTATCAGTTCATGCTGACCG ATGATGAAAATCAGTCTATCCTAATCAC CGGAGAATCCGGTGCCGGGAAGACTGTGAACACGAAGTGTGTCATCCAGTACTTTGCAACAATTGCAGCGAGCGGGGACCTAGCCAAGAAGGAGGAGTCCTGGATGAAG GGTACGCTGAAAGATCAAATCATCAGCGCTAACCCACTGCTGGAGGCCTTTGGGAATGCCAAGACTGTGAGAAATGACAACTCCTCACGCTTT GGCAAATTCATTCGTATTCATTTTGGTACCTCTGGAAAACTGTCCTCTGCTGACATTGAGACCT ACTTGCTGGAAAAGTCAAGAGTCACTTTCCAGCTGAAAGCTGAGAGAAGCTACCACATCTTCTACCAGATCCTCTCCAACAAGAAGCCTGAACTGCTTG AGATGCTCCTCATCACAGCCAACCCGTATGATTACCCATTCATCAGCCAAGGGGACATTTCTGTGGCCAGCATTGATGACCGGGAGGAGCTTGTTGCCACAGAT GCAGCCATTGACATTTTGGGCTTCAGCTCCGATGAGAGAATGGGGATTTACAAACTGACAGGGGCAATCCTGCACTACGGGAACATGAAATTCAAGCAGAAGCCACGtgaagagcaggcagagccggATGGCACGGAAG agGCTGACAAAGCAGCGTACCTGATGGGCCTGAACTCAGCAGACTTGCTGAAAGCTTTGTGCTATCCCCGGGTGAAAGTGGGAAATGAATATGTCATGAAGGGTCAAACAGTGGATCAG GTGCAGCAGGCTGTGAATGTAATTTCCAGGTCAGTCTATGAAAAACTCTTCCTGTGGATGGTGATGCGCATCAACCAACAACTGGATACAAAGCTGCCAAGACAGCACTTTATTGGCATCTTAGACATTGCTGGCTTTGAGATTTTTGAG TTCAacagcctggagcagctgtgcaTCAACTTCACCAATGAGAAGCTGCAACAGTTCTTCAACCGCCACATGTtcgtgctggagcaggaggagtaCAAGAAGGAGGGAATTGAGTGGGAGTTCATTGACTTTGGGATGGACCTGGCTGCCTGCATTGAGCTCATTGAGAAG CCCATGGGCATCTTCTCCATCCTGGAAGAGGAGTGCATGTTCCCCAAGGCAACTGACACCTCTTTCAAGAACAAGCTCTATGACCAGCACCTGGGCAAGTCCAACAACTTCCAGAAGCCCAAGCCTGCCAAAGGCAAGGCTGAGGCCCACTTCTCCCTGGTGCACTATGCTGGCACGGTGGACTACAACATCACTGGCTGGCTGGAGAAGAACAAGGACTCCCTGAATGAAAGTGTTGTGGGGCTGTATCAGAAATCATCAATGAAAATTTTATGCAGTCTTTATGCCACCTTTGCTTCCATAGATGAAG TTGAAAATGGTGGTATTAAGAAGAAAGGAACCAAGAAAAAGGGCTCTTCCTTCCAAACTGTCTCTGTACTCTTTCGG gaaaatctAAATAAGCTGATGTCCAACTTGCGAGCAACTCATCCTCATTTTGTGCGTTGTATCATTCCTAACGAAACAAAGACCCCAG GGCTGATGAATCACAAGCTTGTTCTGCACCAGCTGAGATGTAATGGTGTTCTGGAAGGCATTCGAATCTGCAGAAAAGGATTTCCCAGCAAGATATTATATGGGGATTTTAACCAGAG ATACCGCCTTCTGAATGCTGGTGTCATTCCAGAAGGACAGTTTGTTGATAGCAAGAAGGCATGTGAAAAGTTGCTGTCTTCTATTGAAATAGATCATACTCAGTACAAATTTGGACACACTAAG GTGTTCTTCAAAGTAGGTTTGCTAGCTGTCCTGGAAGAGATGAGAGATGATTGTTTAGGACAACTGATCACACAGACACAGTCTTTATGCAGGGGATACCTCAGGAgacttgaatttaaaataatgctaaaGCGAAG GGATTCCATCTTCTGCATTCAGTACAACATCCGTGCGTTCATGAATGTCAAGCACTGGCCCTGGATGAAGTTGTTCTTCAAGATAAAACCCCTCTTAAAAAACGTGGAAACTGAGAAAGAGATGGCCATGATGAAGGAAGAGTTTGAGAGAACAAAAGAAGAACTGGCTAAATCAGAAACCCAGAggaaagaactggaagaaaaactgGTGACTCTGGTGCAAGAGAAAAAGCACCTGCAGCTGCAAATACAGACT gaaaatgaaaatttggcTGATGCTGAAGAGAGATGTGACCAGCTGATCAAATCAAAATTCCAGCTGGAAGCAAGATTAAAGGAGTTAGTGGAAAAACTGGAGGATAAAGAGGAGATAAATGCTGATCTGGCAGCCAGAAAGAGGAAACTGGAGGACGAATGCTCTGAGCTGAAGAAAGATATTGATGACCTTGAGTTAACATTGGCCAaggctgaaaaggaaaagcatgccacagaaaacaag GTTAAAAATCTAAATGAAGAAATGACAGGTTTGGGTGAGACTATTGAGAAGTTAGACAAGGAGAAGGCGGCCCTGCAAGAAGCCCACCAGCAGGCACTGGATGACCTGCAAATTGAGGAGGACAAAGTTAATTCCCTCACCAAAGCCAGGATCAAGCTGGAGCAACAAGTGAACCAT GTTGAAGGATCTttagaacaggaaagaaaagtttgtATGGATCTTGAACGAGCAAAGAGAAAGCTTGAGGGAGACTTGAAACTTTCCCAGGAAACCATAATGGATCTGGAGAATTCTAAACAACatttagatgaaaaattaaggaa GAAAGACTTTCAGTTTAACCAGATGCAAAACAAGATGGAGGAACAGCAGAATTCAGGTACTCGATTGCAGAAGAAGATCAGAGAATTGCAG GCCCGTgttgcagagctggaagaggagATTATGAGTGAGAAAGCAACGCGggcaaaagcagagaagcattGTGATGAGCTGGCTAATGAACTCGAGGAAATCAGTGAAAGACTTGAAGAGGCTGGAGGAGCCACCACGGCTCAAACTGAACTTAACAAGAAGCGTGAGGCAGAATTTCAGAAGATGCGTCGCGACCTGGAGGAGGCCACGCTGCAGCACGAAGCCACGGCTGCGGCCCTGCGCAAGAAGCACGCGGACAGCACCGCTGAGCTTGGGGAGCAGATCGACAACCTGCAGCGAgtgaagcagaagctggagaaggagaagagtGAGCTCAAGATGGAGATTGACGACTTGGCCAGTAGTACAGAGACCATTACTAAGTCCAAG gctaatctggaaaaaatgcaCCGCACCCTGGAAGACCAGATGAGAGAGATAAAAGCTAAATTTGaggaaaaccagagaaataCAAATGAGATGGTGATACAGAAAGCCCAGCTCCAGACAGAGTCCG GTGCACTAACTCGTCAActtgaagagaaagaaaccaTAACATTGCAACTGTCCAGAAGCAAGCAGGCAATTACATACCAAAATAAAGAACTTAAAAGACAGCTAGAGGAAGAGATCAAG GCCAAGAACGCGCTGGCCCACGCCTTGCAGTCTGCTCGCCACGACTGTGACCTGCTGCGGGAGCAATACgaggaggagcaggaagccAAGGGGGAGCTGCAGCGCGCCCTGTCCAAGGCCAACAGCGAAGTGGCCCAGTGGAGAACCAAATACGAGACGGACGCTATTCAGCGCacggaggagctggaggaggccaA gaaaaaactCTCTCAGCGTCTCCAGGAAGCAGGACAGCAGGCAGAGGCTGTGAATTCCAAGTGTGCCTCCTTGGAGAAAACGAAGTTGAAGTTGCAGAGGGAGGTGGAGGATCTGAAAGTGGACATAGAGAGAGCAAACATGTTGGCAACTACCCTTAGCAAGAAACAGCAGGACTTTGATAAG GTTGTGACAGAATGGAAGGGAAAGTATGAGGAGAGCCAGTTGGAGCGGGAAGCTGTCTGTAAAGAATCACACTTGATGACCACAGAgcttttcaaagtgaaaaatgcCTATGAGGAAATCTTAGATCAGCTTGAAACAATTAAGCAGGAAAACAAGGCTCTCAAGC AGGAAATAGTTGATCTGACTGAACAAATTACTGAAAATGGCAAAATGATGGgagagctggagaaaaacaaaaaacaagctgaagcagaaaaatctgaGCTGTGGTTAGCTCTGAAAGGGGCAGAG gcagCTCTTGAGCATGAAGAGGTCAAAATCCTTGATGTCAACCAAGAACTGGCTCAGATTAAATCAGAAATCAACAGAAAGATTGCTGAGAAAGATGAGGAGATCGGCCAGTTAAAAAAGAACCATCAGAGAACTGTGGAGACAATGCAGGGTGTTTTGGATGCTGAGATCAGGAGCAGAAGTGATTCCTTAAGGCTGAAGAAGAAGATGGAGGGAGACCTGAATGAAATGGAGATCCAGCTGAGCCATGCCAACCGCGtggctgcagaggcacagaaacACCTGCAGGGCATCCAGGGAGCTCTCAAG GACTCGCAGCTGCACTTGGACGATGCTCTGAGGACGCAGGAGGACCTGAAGGAGCAGGTGGCCATGGTGGAGCGCCGAACAaacctgctgcaggctgaaattGAGGAGCTGCgggcagccctggagcagaCGGAGCGGTCAAGGAAGGTGGCTGAGCAGGAGCTTCTGGATGCCACCGAACGAGTGCAGCTCCTCCATACCCAG AACACCAGcctttttaatacaaagaagAAGCTTGAAACTGATATGGCGCGAATGCAAACTGAGATGGAAGATATTACTGATGCAGcgaaaaatgctgaagaaagagcaaagaaggCAATCACAGAT GCAGCCGTGATggcagaaatgctgaagaagGAGCAGGACACCAGTGCCCACCTGGAGAGGATGAAGAAGAACCTGGACCAGACAGTGAAGGACCTGCAGCACCGTCTGGATGAGGCTGAGCAGCTGGCTCTGAAGGGAGGCAAGAAACAGCTCTTGAAGGTGGAGACAAGG ATCCGTGAGTTAGAAGCTGAGCTGGAAGAAGAACACAAACAATCTGCAGAGGCTGTGAAAATCACCCACAAATATGAACGGCGTCTCAAGGAACTTAATTTCCAG AATGAAGAACACAGGAAGAACATGATGAGGCTACAAGATCTGGTAGATAAACTGCAGATGAAAATCAAATCCTACAGGAGACAAGCTGAGGAAGCT GATGAACAATCCAACACTAATCTCTCcaaattcagaaaagcacagcatAAGCTAGAAGAGGCTGAGGAAAGGGCAGGTATTGCTGAGAGTCAAATAAACAAGCTGAGAGCTAAAACCCGAGAAGTCCCCACTACAAAG